A stretch of the Anaerobaca lacustris genome encodes the following:
- a CDS encoding aminotransferase class IV, giving the protein MPEKVFLNDKLVEIERAHVSVKDSGLLYGAGLFETMRSHNRVVFRLEDHLDRLLASAAALSIRHAFDREFLTKAIYEVLAANELTDARLRLTLTSGPVAETNERTEPTLLITATNLQGYPSEYYRTGAMVVLCPYRQNTTEPICGHKTTNYYPRLLALTLARQKGAAEALWFTTDNRLAEGCISNVFLVKGDALYTPSLATPVLAGIARKAVCRIADGESIELIEKDLHISDVLEADEILLTNVVMEVLPVVAVERHTIGDGKVGPITMRLRERFLQTIEDECRRKE; this is encoded by the coding sequence ATGCCAGAGAAGGTCTTCCTGAACGACAAACTGGTCGAGATCGAACGGGCCCATGTGTCCGTCAAGGACAGCGGCTTGCTCTATGGGGCAGGCTTGTTCGAGACGATGCGGAGCCACAACAGGGTCGTCTTTCGGCTGGAGGACCATCTCGACCGGCTCCTGGCCAGTGCCGCCGCCCTCTCGATCCGTCACGCGTTCGACAGAGAGTTTCTCACCAAGGCCATCTACGAGGTGCTCGCGGCCAACGAGCTGACCGATGCCCGCCTCCGGCTGACGCTGACGAGCGGGCCGGTCGCCGAGACGAACGAGCGGACCGAGCCCACCCTGCTGATCACCGCTACGAATCTCCAAGGCTATCCAAGTGAGTATTATCGGACGGGCGCAATGGTCGTACTATGCCCCTATCGGCAGAATACCACCGAACCGATCTGCGGGCACAAGACCACGAATTACTATCCGAGGCTGCTGGCGTTGACCCTGGCCCGGCAGAAAGGGGCCGCCGAGGCCCTCTGGTTCACGACGGACAACCGGCTGGCCGAGGGGTGCATCAGCAATGTCTTTCTCGTGAAGGGCGATGCGCTCTACACCCCTTCGCTTGCGACGCCCGTGCTGGCAGGCATCGCCAGAAAGGCGGTCTGCCGGATCGCCGACGGCGAATCCATCGAGCTGATCGAGAAGGACCTGCACATCTCCGACGTGCTGGAGGCCGACGAGATCCTCCTGACCAACGTCGTCATGGAGGTCCTGCCCGTGGTCGCTGTCGAGCGACACACCATCGGGGACGGGAAGGTCGGGCCGATCACCATGCGACTGCGAGAGAGATTCCTGCAAACCATCGAAGACGAATGCCGGAGAAAAGAATGA
- a CDS encoding Nif3-like dinuclear metal center hexameric protein, whose product MKVKDMAGVVEKIAPLGLAQNWDNVGLLVGNPERRIQNVLLTIDVTKAVVAEARALKTDLILSYHPVIWDGLKRVLADGPTQVVYELIRSNIAVFSIHTALDAAVGGVNDGLAEMLGIVDARPLGDYVEYSPQENYKLVVFVPVDALDKVANAVFAAGAGAMGNYRDCGFGTDGTGTFLPLEGAHPAIGKRGRREAVHEMRFETIVPAEKLDAVVDAMKQAHPYEMPAFDILRLFGYGSRFGLGRIGPLGKPVKVGKLIEQVKKQTGAKAVGLVGDSKRLVRTAAVCAGTCGTILHTVIANGADLYLTGELKHHEALAAQEAGLTCLCLSHTVSERFILKKLARQLKDRVKPVTVTISKKDADPFTWKNI is encoded by the coding sequence ATGAAAGTCAAAGACATGGCCGGCGTGGTCGAGAAGATCGCTCCCCTGGGCCTGGCCCAGAACTGGGACAATGTGGGTCTGCTCGTTGGCAATCCCGAACGCCGGATCCAGAACGTGCTACTGACCATCGACGTGACCAAGGCGGTCGTCGCCGAGGCCAGGGCCCTCAAGACAGACCTCATCCTCAGTTACCATCCGGTCATCTGGGACGGGCTCAAACGAGTCCTTGCGGACGGCCCGACGCAGGTGGTTTACGAGCTGATCCGCTCGAATATCGCGGTCTTCTCGATCCATACAGCACTCGACGCGGCAGTCGGGGGCGTCAACGACGGCTTGGCCGAGATGCTCGGCATCGTGGATGCCAGGCCGCTGGGCGATTACGTCGAGTATTCCCCGCAGGAGAACTACAAGCTTGTGGTGTTCGTGCCGGTCGATGCGCTGGACAAGGTGGCCAACGCCGTCTTTGCCGCCGGGGCCGGCGCGATGGGGAACTATCGCGATTGCGGCTTCGGTACGGATGGGACCGGGACGTTCTTGCCGCTGGAAGGGGCCCATCCGGCCATCGGTAAACGAGGCCGGCGCGAGGCGGTCCACGAGATGCGTTTCGAGACCATCGTGCCCGCCGAGAAGCTCGACGCCGTCGTGGATGCGATGAAGCAGGCCCATCCCTACGAGATGCCCGCGTTTGACATTCTCCGGCTCTTCGGTTATGGAAGCCGGTTTGGCTTGGGTCGGATCGGCCCGTTGGGCAAACCGGTGAAGGTCGGCAAGCTCATTGAGCAGGTCAAGAAGCAGACCGGGGCCAAGGCCGTCGGGCTGGTGGGCGATTCGAAACGGCTGGTCCGAACCGCGGCGGTGTGCGCCGGGACCTGTGGCACGATCCTCCACACGGTGATCGCCAACGGGGCTGACCTGTACCTGACGGGCGAGCTGAAGCACCACGAGGCGCTGGCCGCCCAGGAAGCCGGGCTGACCTGTCTGTGCCTGAGCCACACGGTCTCCGAGCGGTTCATACTCAAGAAGCTGGCCCGGCAGTTGAAGGACCGGGTCAAACCGGTGACGGTTACGATCAGCAAGAAGGACGCGGACCCGTTCACATGGAAGAACATATGA
- the scpB gene encoding SMC-Scp complex subunit ScpB, whose protein sequence is MTQETRETLAEEPQETLDEVNEHSDDEANVGGASPLAMSCETHDLPGDDAEPQTPERIEVEFSVDDIGEPQDAEETTDELEATEAEEDTETQPADDAEPTPTVESVIEAILFASEEPLSDSRLAGIVETTTKQVRDCIQSLNDKYERNHNAFRIEQIAGGHQMLTLPTYNTWLKKMLKVRSDNKLSPAAMETLAIIAYKQPVIRVDIEAIRGVAVGEVIRSLMYKGLVKIVGRAEILGRPMLYGTTKKFLEVFGLNSLKDLPKAEELKKPD, encoded by the coding sequence ATGACGCAAGAGACGAGAGAGACACTGGCCGAAGAGCCGCAAGAGACCCTCGACGAGGTCAACGAGCATTCGGACGATGAGGCAAATGTGGGGGGAGCGTCCCCGCTCGCCATGTCGTGCGAGACGCACGACCTGCCCGGCGATGACGCTGAGCCTCAGACACCCGAGAGGATCGAGGTCGAGTTCTCGGTTGACGATATTGGAGAGCCGCAGGATGCCGAGGAGACCACCGACGAGTTGGAGGCGACCGAAGCAGAAGAGGACACCGAGACACAGCCGGCCGACGACGCCGAGCCGACGCCGACCGTCGAATCGGTGATCGAGGCGATCCTGTTTGCCAGCGAAGAGCCGCTGAGCGACAGCCGCCTGGCGGGCATCGTCGAGACCACAACCAAACAGGTCCGCGACTGCATCCAATCGCTCAACGACAAGTACGAGCGGAACCACAACGCCTTTCGTATCGAGCAGATCGCCGGCGGGCATCAGATGCTGACGCTGCCGACCTACAATACATGGCTCAAGAAGATGCTGAAGGTGCGCAGCGACAACAAGCTCAGCCCGGCGGCCATGGAAACGCTGGCCATCATCGCCTACAAGCAGCCCGTGATCCGCGTAGACATCGAGGCCATTCGCGGCGTGGCCGTCGGCGAGGTGATCCGTAGCCTCATGTACAAAGGCCTGGTCAAGATCGTCGGTCGCGCCGAGATCCTCGGCCGCCCCATGCTCTACGGCACAACGAAGAAGTTCCTCGAAGTCTTCGGCCTCAACTCCCTCAAAGACCTCCCCAAAGCCGAAGAACTCAAGAAGCCTGACTGA
- a CDS encoding alpha/beta hydrolase family protein, with translation MQRRVRDSLIGLFVVATLLNGPVTAQDTDEPQLCVGNYQTEEEAKAQLARFAKTYSNLAEWQQRARTNREAILRGAGLLPLPKKCALNPIVRNQRQYEGYTVENIAIESLPGLFVTGSLYRPTAGAGPFPAVLSAHGHWGSREDYGRFRPDMQKRCGTLARMGAIVLAYDMVGYGDWANAGWEHRRPDALKIQLWNSIRLLDYLCTRADVDSVRIAITGASGGGTQTFLLTAVDDRIAVSVPVVMVSAHFFGGCVCESGMPIHKSRSHETNNTDIAAMAAPRPQLIVSNGQDWTKNVPDVEFPYIRNVYRLYGAESGVENWHLPDEGHDYGWSKRIGAYRFLAKHLGLSLADVIGPDGRIDESPVVIEKIEDLYVFNAEHPRPAHAVGPTNPLPWNW, from the coding sequence TGCGCGACAGCCTGATCGGCCTGTTTGTTGTAGCGACGCTGCTGAACGGACCGGTCACGGCCCAGGATACGGACGAGCCGCAACTCTGCGTGGGCAACTATCAAACGGAGGAAGAGGCGAAGGCACAACTGGCACGATTTGCGAAGACGTATTCGAACCTCGCCGAATGGCAGCAGCGGGCCCGGACCAATCGCGAGGCCATTCTGCGGGGTGCGGGGCTGTTGCCGTTGCCCAAGAAGTGCGCGCTGAACCCGATTGTGCGTAATCAGCGGCAGTACGAGGGCTATACGGTCGAGAACATCGCCATCGAGAGCCTGCCGGGTCTCTTCGTTACCGGAAGCCTTTACCGCCCGACCGCTGGTGCGGGGCCCTTTCCAGCCGTGCTTTCGGCCCACGGGCACTGGGGTAGTCGTGAGGACTATGGGCGATTTCGGCCCGACATGCAGAAGCGATGCGGGACGTTGGCCCGTATGGGGGCCATCGTGCTGGCCTACGACATGGTCGGCTATGGCGACTGGGCTAACGCCGGGTGGGAGCACCGCCGGCCCGATGCGCTGAAGATACAACTATGGAACAGCATCCGCTTGCTGGACTACCTCTGTACGAGAGCGGACGTCGACTCGGTCCGGATCGCCATCACCGGGGCCTCCGGCGGCGGTACGCAAACGTTCCTGCTGACAGCGGTCGACGATCGCATTGCGGTCTCTGTGCCGGTCGTAATGGTCTCGGCCCATTTCTTTGGCGGCTGCGTGTGCGAGAGCGGCATGCCCATTCACAAGAGCCGATCCCATGAGACGAACAACACCGACATCGCCGCGATGGCGGCGCCGCGTCCCCAGTTGATCGTCTCCAACGGCCAGGACTGGACAAAGAACGTTCCTGACGTCGAGTTCCCCTACATCCGGAACGTGTATCGTCTGTACGGGGCCGAATCCGGCGTGGAGAACTGGCACCTGCCCGACGAAGGTCACGACTACGGCTGGTCCAAGCGGATCGGGGCCTACAGGTTTCTTGCGAAGCATCTGGGCCTGTCGCTGGCCGACGTGATCGGGCCCGACGGCCGCATCGACGAAAGTCCGGTGGTCATCGAGAAGATCGAGGATCTCTACGTCTTCAACGCCGAGCACCCCCGTCCCGCCCACGCCGTGGGCCCGACCAATCCGCTCCCCTGGAACTGGTGA